The following are encoded in a window of Panicum virgatum strain AP13 chromosome 5N, P.virgatum_v5, whole genome shotgun sequence genomic DNA:
- the LOC120672724 gene encoding casein kinase I-like — protein sequence MEPRVANKFRLGRKLGSGSFGEIFLGTHVQTNEEVAIKLESVKTKHPQLLYESKLYRILQGGTGIPNVNWFGVEGDYNVLVMDLLGPSLEDLFSFCNRKLSLKTVLMLADQMINRVEYVHQKSFLHRDIKPDNFLIGRGRKTSQVYIIDFGLAKKYRDSGTRQHIPYREQKNLTGTARYASVNTHLGVEQSRRDDLESLGYVLMYFLKGSLPWQGLKAGTKKQKYDKISERKIATSVDALCRGYPTEFVSYFHYCRSLCFEDTPDYQYLKRLFRDLFIREGFQFDYVFDWTIIKYQQSEMSVPPRALAAAAGQSSGMAPVANNNRLSGTEDGRRSGWSDDPLRRQVPPAGINAVSFSKQKYPVRQEQSSSKDVVFPSSTFLGQSSGSLRRPAVSSSRIPTGEAEIHSRNADASPGTFQRNAPPHRTSQMLEYADPRLRLSSSGRLMSNTKSCESTLRGIQGLNFDANDRIHY from the exons ATGGAGCCGCGCGTGGCCAACAAGTTCCGCCTCGGGCGCAAGCTCGGGAGCGGCTCCTTCGGGGAGATCTTCCTCG GTACTCACGTGCAGACGAACGAGGAGGTCGCGATTAAGCTG GAAAGTGTGAAGACAAAACATCCGCAGTTACTGTACGAGTCAAAGCTGTACAGGATACTGCAGGGCGGAA CTGGAATTCCAAACGTCAACTGGTTTGGTGTTGAGGGTGACTACAATGTTCTTGTTATGGACCTCTTGGGGCCAAGCCTTGAAGACCTTTTCAGCTTCTGCAACCGAAAACTGTCCTTGAAGACTGTTTTGATGCTTGCCGATCAAATG ATCAACCGGGTTGAGTATGTTCATCAGAAGTCCTTCTTGCACCGAGATATTAAGCCAGACAATTTTCTCATCGGCCGTGGAAGGAAAACAAGTCAG GTATACATAATTGATTTTGGTCTGGCGAAGAAATACAGGGACAGTGGAACCCGCCAGCACATTCCATACAG AGAGCAAAAAAATTTGACTGGGACTGCACGTTATGCAAGTGTAAACACGCATCTTGGAGTTG AACAAAGCAGGAGGGACGACTTGGAATCTCTTGGATATGTACTCATGTACTTCTTAAAAGGAAG TCTTCCATGGCAGGGTCTAAAAGCTGGGACCAAGAAACAGAAGTACGATAAAATTAGTGAAAGGAAGATTGCCACTTCAGTCGAT GCTCTCTGTCGTGGATACCCTACTGAATTTGTATCCTACTTCCATTACTGCCGCTCATTATGTTTTGAAGATACGCCTGACTATCAATACCTGAAGAGATTGTTCAGAGACCTTTTTATTCGAGAGG GATTTCAGTTTGATTATGTTTTTGACTGGACCATTATTAAGTACCAGCAGTCAGAAATGTCTGTTCCACCTCGTGCTTTG GCTGCAGCAGCAGGTCAAAGCTCTGGGATGGCTCCTGTGGCAAATAATAACAGACTGTCAG GCACTGAAGATGGAAGGAGAAGTGGGTGGTCCGATGATCCTTTGCGGCGTCAGGTACCACCTGCAGGAATAAATGCCGTCAGCTTCTCAAAACAGAAATATCCAGTTAGGCAAGAACAGTCCTCATCAAAAGATGTTGTG TTCCCAAGTTCGACTTTCTTGGGTCAGTCAAGCGGATCTTTGAGGCGTCCTGCTGTTTCTAGTAGCCGAATTCCAACTGGTGAAGCTGAAATACACAGTCGTAATGCAGATGCAAGTCCAGGGACTTTCCAAAGAAATGCTCCCCCACATAGGACCTCACAGATGCTGGAGTACGCAGACCCCAGGCTTAGGCTTTCATCGTCTGGCAGGCTCATGTCCAACACCAAGAGCTGTGAGTCCACTTTAAGGGGCATCCAAGGTCTAAATTTTGATGCCAATGATAGGATCCACTACTAG
- the LOC120676144 gene encoding uncharacterized protein LOC120676144 — protein MADFDHHAQQLDEEHEHPMADFDLNEPIEDDNIPSFDLNLPLDEHGDVSFDFVQNLADDGVKAPVEVHQRRKEMPEELRKQVYQVLLGRSKNGKLGKKDIQIVGDQFDLHVRSVQRIWKRGKIQLANSVLVVVSSLKKGRVVRKKFMLIWKLCVTFL, from the exons ATGGCCGACTTTGACCACCATGCGCAGCAGCTGGACGAGGAGCACGAGCATCCCATGGCCGACTTCGACCTCAATGAGCCTATAGAGGATGACAACATTCCTA GCTTTGATTTGAATCTGCCACTAGATGAACATGGCGATGTTAGTTTTGATTTTGTACAAAACCTCGCTG ATGATGGTGTTAAGGCTCctgttgaagtccaccaaagaAGGAAAGAAATGCCAGAAGAGCTCCGAAAACAAGTTTATCAAGTTTTGTTGGGTAGAAGCAAGAATGGAAAACTAGGCAAGAAAGATATCCAAATTGTTGGTGATCAATTTGATCTCCACGTTCGGTCAGTTCAGCGAATATGGAAGAGAGGTAAAATACAACTTGCAAACTCTGTTCTGGTTGTGGTTTCTAGTCTAAAGAAGGGTAGAGTTGTCCGTAAGAAATTCATGTTGATTTGGAAGCTTTGCGTAACATTCCTCTAA